A single window of Helicobacter pylori NCTC 11637 = CCUG 17874 = ATCC 43504 = JCM 12093 DNA harbors:
- a CDS encoding FtsK/SpoIIIE domain-containing protein: MQEKLAGFRDFAHYNETAKDPLPLKALFLSGVDALSKDALYYLEKIMRFGSKNGVLSFVNLESEKNNQSAEDLKKHAEFFKDTTSFERLKYLSVEVINDHGIQPQHMQDFADRIKAYYRQKKEVKRELKDLQKDKEFWTKSSQYEVVVPVGWDINHKEVCFEIGNEQNHTLICDHSGSGKSNFLHVLIQNLAFYYAPNEVQLFLLDYKEGVEFNAYTDPILEHARLVSVASSVGYGMSFLSWLCKEMQKRADRFKQFNVKDLSDYRKHEKMPRLIVVIDEFQVLFSDNKSTKAVEGHLNTLLKKGRSYGVHLILATQTMRGTDINRSIMAQIANCIALPMDADDSAKILDDDVACELVRPEGIFNNNGGHQKYHTKMSIPKAPDDFKSFLTKIHAEFNQRNLASIDRKIYNGETPLKMPNTLKANEMRLHLGKKVDYEQKDLIVEFENNESHLLVVSQDLNARIALMKLFAQNFKTANKELLFYNVEKRLVRELDELKKHHITPMQGSLGSVLDTAMNPNSVLIIDNLNEAKELHDKIGVEKLRSFLEKATDNEQYCIIFAHNLKQIQANYDSVKLKELLNNHFKQRLAFKCSRENLGAITKNDLPSLTNKLNALFVELSKDSYTEFRPFSL; this comes from the coding sequence TTGCAAGAAAAATTGGCCGGCTTTAGAGATTTTGCGCATTATAATGAAACCGCCAAAGACCCCTTGCCTTTAAAAGCGCTTTTTTTAAGTGGGGTAGATGCTTTGAGTAAAGACGCGCTTTATTATTTGGAAAAGATCATGCGTTTTGGCTCTAAAAATGGGGTTTTGAGCTTTGTCAATTTGGAGAGCGAGAAAAATAATCAATCCGCAGAAGATTTGAAAAAACATGCGGAGTTTTTTAAAGATACGACAAGTTTTGAACGCTTAAAATACCTTAGTGTAGAAGTGATCAATGATCATGGTATCCAACCCCAGCACATGCAAGACTTCGCTGATAGAATCAAAGCGTATTACAGGCAAAAAAAAGAAGTTAAAAGGGAATTGAAAGACTTACAAAAAGATAAAGAATTTTGGACTAAAAGCTCTCAGTATGAAGTGGTTGTGCCGGTAGGGTGGGATATTAACCATAAGGAAGTGTGTTTTGAAATCGGTAACGAACAAAACCACACGCTCATTTGCGACCACAGCGGGAGCGGGAAATCCAATTTCTTGCATGTGTTGATCCAAAATTTAGCTTTCTACTACGCGCCCAATGAAGTCCAACTCTTTTTATTGGACTATAAAGAGGGGGTGGAATTTAACGCATACACAGATCCGATTTTAGAGCATGCGAGGTTGGTGAGCGTGGCGAGTTCGGTAGGTTATGGCATGAGTTTTTTAAGCTGGCTTTGTAAAGAAATGCAAAAAAGAGCCGATCGGTTCAAACAATTCAATGTGAAAGATTTAAGCGATTACCGCAAACATGAAAAAATGCCCAGACTGATCGTGGTGATTGATGAATTTCAGGTGCTTTTTAGCGATAATAAATCCACTAAAGCGGTAGAGGGGCATTTAAACACCCTGCTTAAAAAGGGCCGTAGCTATGGGGTGCATTTAATTTTAGCCACTCAAACCATGCGCGGCACTGACATCAATAGAAGCATTATGGCTCAAATTGCTAACTGCATCGCTTTGCCTATGGATGCAGACGACAGCGCTAAAATTTTGGACGATGATGTAGCTTGTGAGCTTGTCAGGCCAGAAGGCATTTTCAACAACAACGGAGGGCATCAAAAATACCACACCAAGATGAGTATCCCTAAAGCCCCTGATGATTTCAAATCTTTTCTCACAAAAATACACGCTGAATTTAACCAAAGAAATCTCGCATCCATAGATCGTAAAATCTATAATGGCGAGACACCTTTAAAAATGCCCAACACCCTTAAGGCTAATGAAATGCGTTTGCATTTGGGCAAAAAAGTGGATTATGAGCAAAAGGACTTGATAGTGGAGTTTGAAAACAACGAATCGCATTTGTTGGTGGTGAGCCAAGATTTAAACGCTCGCATCGCCTTGATGAAACTTTTCGCTCAAAATTTCAAGACTGCCAACAAAGAGTTGCTCTTTTATAACGTCGAAAAACGCCTTGTGAGGGAACTTGATGAATTGAAAAAACACCACATCACGCCCATGCAAGGCTCTCTAGGGAGCGTTCTAGACACCGCTATGAACCCTAATAGCGTGCTGATAATAGACAATTTAAACGAAGCCAAAGAGTTGCACGACAAAATAGGGGTGGAAAAATTAAGATCGTTTTTAGAAAAAGCCACAGACAACGAGCAGTATTGCATCATCTTTGCGCACAATCTCAAACAAATTCAAGCTAATTACGATTCTGTCAAGTTAAAAGAATTGTTAAACAACCACTTCAAACAACGCCTGGCCTTTAAGTGTAGTAGGGAAAACTTAGGGGCTATCACAAAAAACGATTTACCTTCATTAACAAACAAACTCAACGCACTATTTGTAGAGCTTTCTAAAGACAGCTATACTGAATTCAGACCTTTCAGCTTATAG
- a CDS encoding urease accessory protein UreD: MNTYAQESKLRLKTKIGADGRCVIEDNFFTPPFKLMAPFYPKDDLAEIMLLAVSPGLMKGDAQDVQLSIGPNCKLRITSQSFEKIHNTEDGFASRDMHIVVGENAFLDFAPFPLIPFENAHFKGNTTISLRSSSQLLYSEIIVAGRVARNELFQFNRLHTKISILKDNQPIYYDNTILDPKTTDMNNMCMFDGYTHYLNLVLVNCPIELSGVRECIEESEGVDGAVSEIASSHLCVKALAKGSEPLLHLREKIARLTTQTITQKI, translated from the coding sequence ATGAACACTTACGCTCAAGAATCCAAGCTCAGGTTAAAAACCAAAATAGGGGCTGATGGGCGGTGCGTGATTGAAGACAATTTCTTCACGCCCCCCTTTAAGCTCATGGCACCCTTTTACCCTAAAGACGATTTAGCTGAAATCATGCTTTTAGCGGTAAGCCCTGGTTTAATGAAAGGCGATGCACAAGATGTGCAATTAAGCATCGGTCCAAATTGCAAGCTAAGGATCACTTCGCAATCCTTTGAAAAAATCCATAACACTGAAGACGGGTTTGCCAGCAGAGACATGCATATCGTTGTGGGGGAAAACGCCTTTTTGGACTTCGCGCCCTTCCCGTTAATCCCCTTTGAAAACGCGCATTTTAAGGGCAACACCACGATTTCTTTACGCTCTAGCTCTCAATTGCTTTATAGTGAAATCATTGTCGCAGGGCGAGTGGCGCGAAACGAGTTGTTCCAATTCAACCGCTTGCACACTAAAATCTCTATTTTAAAAGATAACCAACCGATCTATTATGATAATACGATTTTAGATCCCAAAACCACCGACATGAATAACATGTGCATGTTTGATGGCTATACGCATTATTTGAATTTGGTGCTTGTCAATTGCCCCATAGAGCTCTCTGGTGTGCGAGAATGCATTGAAGAAAGCGAAGGAGTGGATGGAGCCGTGAGCGAGATTGCTAGTTCTCATTTATGCGTGAAAGCTTTAGCGAAAGGCTCAGAACCCTTGTTGCATTTAAGAGAAAAAATCGCTCGCCTCACCACGCAAACCATCACGCAAAAGATTTAA
- the ureG gene encoding urease accessory protein UreG → MVKIGVCGPVGSGKTALIEALTRHMSKDYDMAVITNDIYTKEDAEFMCKNSVMPRERIIGVETGGCPHTAIREDASMNLEAVEEMHGRFPNLELLLIESGGDNLSATFNPELADFTIFVIDVAEGDKIPRKGGPGITRSDLLVINKIDLAPYVGADLKVMERDSKKMRGEKPFIFTNIRAKEGLDDVIAWIKHNALLED, encoded by the coding sequence ATGGTAAAAATTGGAGTTTGTGGTCCTGTAGGAAGCGGTAAAACCGCCTTGATTGAAGCTTTAACGCGCCACATGTCAAAGGATTACGACATGGCGGTCATCACTAATGATATTTACACTAAAGAAGACGCAGAGTTTATGTGTAAAAATTCGGTGATGCCACGAGAGAGGATTATTGGCGTAGAAACGGGAGGCTGTCCGCACACGGCCATTAGAGAAGACGCTTCCATGAATTTAGAAGCCGTAGAAGAAATGCATGGCCGTTTCCCTAATTTGGAATTGCTTTTGATTGAAAGCGGAGGCGACAACCTTTCAGCGACTTTCAACCCAGAGCTAGCGGACTTTACGATTTTTGTGATTGATGTGGCTGAGGGCGATAAAATCCCCCGAAAAGGCGGGCCAGGAATCACGCGCTCAGACTTGCTTGTCATCAATAAAATTGACTTAGCCCCCTATGTGGGAGCGGACTTGAAAGTCATGGAAAGGGATTCTAAAAAAATGCGCGGCGAAAAGCCTTTCATTTTTACGAATATCCGTGCTAAAGAAGGCCTAGACGATGTGATCGCTTGGATCAAGCACAACGCTTTATTGGAAGATTGA
- a CDS encoding urease accessory protein UreF yields the protein MPPKTPKADNHAHMDNEFLILQVNDAVFPIGSYTHSFGLETYIQQKKVSNKESALEYLKANLSSQFLYTEMLSLKLTYESTLQQDLKKILGVEEVITLSTSPMELRLANQKLGNRFIKTLQAMNELDMGAFFNAYAQKTKDPTHATSYGVFAASLGIELKKALRHYLYAQTSNMVINCVKSVPLSQNDGQRILLSLQSPFNQLIEKTLELDESHLCAASVQNDIKAMQHESLYSRLYMS from the coding sequence ATGCCCCCAAAAACTCCAAAGGCAGACAACCATGCTCATATGGATAATGAATTTCTGATCTTACAAGTCAATGATGCGGTGTTCCCCATTGGATCTTACACGCATTCTTTTGGGCTAGAAACTTACATCCAGCAAAAAAAGGTTAGCAATAAAGAAAGCGCTTTAGAGTATTTAAAAGCCAATCTCTCTAGCCAGTTCCTTTACACGGAAATGCTGAGCTTGAAATTAACCTATGAAAGCACTCTCCAACAAGACTTAAAAAAAATTTTAGGGGTTGAAGAAGTGATTACGCTATCCACAAGCCCCATGGAATTACGATTAGCCAATCAAAAGCTAGGCAATCGTTTCATTAAAACCTTACAAGCCATGAACGAATTAGACATGGGCGCCTTTTTTAACGCTTACGCTCAAAAAACCAAAGATCCAACCCATGCCACTAGCTATGGCGTTTTTGCGGCGAGTTTGGGGATTGAATTGAAAAAGGCTTTAAGGCATTATCTTTATGCGCAAACTTCTAACATGGTGATCAACTGCGTTAAAAGCGTCCCCTTATCCCAAAACGATGGGCAAAGAATCTTATTGAGCTTGCAAAGCCCTTTTAACCAGCTCATAGAAAAAACCCTAGAACTAGACGAAAGCCACTTGTGCGCAGCAAGCGTTCAAAACGACATTAAGGCGATGCAGCATGAGAGTTTATACTCGCGCCTTTATATGTCTTGA
- the ureE gene encoding urease accessory protein UreE — protein sequence MIIERLIGNLRDLNPLDFSVDYVDLEWFETRKKIARFKTRQGKDIAIRLKDAPKLGLSQGDILFKEEKEIIAVNILDSEVIHIQAKSVAEVAKICYEIGNRHAALYYGESQFEFKTPFEKPTLALLEKLGVQNRVLSSKLDSKERLTVSMPHSEPNFKVSLASDFKVVVK from the coding sequence ATGATCATAGAGCGTTTAATAGGCAATCTAAGGGATTTAAACCCCTTGGATTTCAGCGTGGATTATGTGGATTTAGAATGGTTTGAAACGAGGAAGAAGATCGCTCGCTTTAAAACCAGGCAAGGCAAAGACATAGCCATACGCCTTAAAGACGCTCCCAAGTTGGGTCTCTCTCAAGGGGATATTTTATTTAAAGAAGAGAAGGAAATTATCGCCGTTAATATCTTGGATTCTGAAGTCATTCACATCCAAGCTAAGAGCGTGGCAGAAGTAGCAAAAATATGCTACGAAATAGGAAACCGCCATGCGGCTTTATACTATGGCGAGTCTCAATTTGAATTTAAAACACCATTTGAAAAGCCCACACTAGCGTTACTAGAAAAGCTAGGGGTTCAAAATCGTGTTTTAAGTTCAAAATTGGATTCCAAAGAACGCTTAACCGTGAGCATGCCCCATAGTGAGCCTAATTTTAAGGTCTCACTAGCAAGCGATTTTAAAGTGGTCGTAAAATAG
- the ureI gene encoding acid-activated urea channel protein UreI, translating into MLGLVLLYVGIVLISNGICGLTKVDPKSTAVMNFFVGGLSIVCNVVVITYSALNPTAPVEGAEDIAQVSHHLTNFYGPATGLLFGFTYLYAAINHTFGLDWRPYSWYSLFVAINAIPAAILSHYSDMLDDHKVLGITEGDWWAIIWLAWGVLWLTAFIENILKIPLGKFTPWLTIIEGILTAWIPAWLLFIQHWV; encoded by the coding sequence ATGCTAGGACTTGTATTGTTATATGTTGGGATTGTTTTAATCAGCAATGGGATTTGCGGGTTAACCAAAGTCGATCCTAAAAGCACTGCGGTGATGAACTTTTTTGTGGGCGGGCTTTCCATTGTTTGTAATGTGGTTGTCATCACTTATTCCGCTCTCAACCCTACAGCCCCTGTAGAAGGTGCTGAAGATATCGCTCAAGTATCGCACCATTTGACTAATTTCTATGGGCCAGCGACTGGGTTATTGTTCGGTTTTACCTACTTGTATGCGGCTATCAACCACACTTTTGGTTTGGATTGGAGGCCTTATTCTTGGTATAGCTTATTCGTAGCGATCAACGCGATTCCTGCTGCGATTTTATCCCACTATAGCGATATGCTTGATGACCACAAAGTGTTAGGCATCACTGAAGGCGATTGGTGGGCGATCATTTGGTTGGCTTGGGGTGTTTTGTGGCTTACCGCTTTCATTGAAAACATCTTGAAAATCCCTTTAGGGAAATTCACTCCATGGCTTACTATCATTGAGGGTATTTTAACCGCTTGGATCCCTGCTTGGTTACTCTTTATCCAACACTGGGTGTGA
- the ureB gene encoding urease subunit beta: MKKISRKEYVSMYGPTTGDKVRLGDTDLIAEVEHDYTIYGEELKFGGGKTLREGMSQSNNPSKEELDLIITNALIVDYTGIYKADIGIKDGKIAGIGKGGNKDMQDGVKNNLSVGPATEALAGEGLIVTAGGIDTHIHFISPQQIPTAFASGVTTMIGGGTGPADGTNATTITPGRRNLKFMLRAAEEYSMNFGFLAKGNVSNDASLADQIEAGAIGFKIHEDWGTTPSAINHALDVADKYDVQVAIHTDTLNEAGCVEDTMAAIAGRTMHTFHTEGAGGGHAPDIIKVAGEHNILPASTNPTIPFTVNTEAEHMDMLMVCHHLDKSIKEDVQFADSRIRPQTIAAEDTLHDMGIFSITSSDSQAMGRVGEVITRTWQTADKNKKEFGRLKEEKGDNDNFRIKRYLSKYTINPAIAHGISEYVGSVEVGKVADLVLWSPAFFGVKPNMIIKGGFIALSQMGDANASIPTPQPVYYREMFAHHGKAKYDANITFVSQAAYDKGIKEELGLERQVLPVKNCRNITKKDMQFNDTTAHIEVNPETYHVFVDGKEVTSKPANKVSLAQLFSIF, encoded by the coding sequence ATGAAAAAGATTAGCAGAAAAGAATATGTTTCTATGTATGGCCCTACTACAGGCGATAAAGTGAGATTGGGCGATACAGACTTGATCGCTGAAGTAGAACATGACTACACCATTTATGGCGAAGAGCTTAAATTCGGTGGCGGTAAAACCCTAAGAGAAGGCATGAGCCAATCTAACAATCCTAGCAAAGAAGAACTGGATTTAATCATCACTAACGCTTTAATCGTGGATTACACCGGTATTTATAAAGCGGATATTGGTATTAAAGATGGCAAAATCGCTGGCATTGGTAAAGGCGGTAACAAAGACATGCAAGATGGCGTTAAAAACAATCTTAGCGTGGGTCCTGCTACTGAAGCCTTAGCCGGTGAAGGTTTGATCGTAACTGCTGGTGGTATTGACACACACATCCACTTCATCTCCCCCCAACAAATCCCTACAGCTTTTGCAAGCGGTGTAACAACCATGATTGGTGGCGGAACTGGCCCTGCTGATGGCACTAACGCAACCACTATCACTCCAGGCAGAAGAAATTTAAAATTCATGCTCAGAGCGGCTGAAGAATATTCTATGAACTTTGGTTTCTTGGCTAAAGGTAACGTTTCTAACGATGCGAGCTTAGCCGATCAAATTGAAGCTGGTGCGATTGGCTTTAAAATCCACGAAGACTGGGGTACCACTCCTTCTGCAATCAATCATGCGTTAGATGTTGCAGACAAATACGATGTGCAAGTCGCTATCCACACAGACACTTTGAATGAAGCCGGTTGCGTGGAAGACACTATGGCAGCCATTGCCGGACGCACTATGCACACTTTCCACACTGAAGGCGCTGGCGGCGGACACGCTCCTGATATTATTAAAGTGGCCGGTGAACACAACATTCTACCTGCTTCCACTAACCCCACTATCCCTTTCACCGTGAATACAGAAGCCGAACACATGGACATGCTTATGGTGTGCCACCACTTGGATAAAAGCATTAAAGAAGATGTTCAGTTCGCTGATTCAAGGATCCGCCCTCAAACCATTGCGGCTGAAGACACTTTGCATGACATGGGGATTTTCTCAATCACCAGTTCTGACTCTCAAGCTATGGGTCGTGTGGGTGAAGTTATCACCAGAACTTGGCAAACAGCTGACAAAAACAAAAAAGAATTTGGCCGCTTGAAAGAAGAAAAAGGCGATAACGACAACTTCAGGATCAAACGCTACTTGTCTAAATACACCATTAACCCAGCGATCGCTCATGGGATTAGCGAGTATGTCGGTTCTGTAGAAGTGGGCAAAGTGGCTGACTTGGTATTGTGGAGTCCAGCATTCTTTGGTGTGAAACCCAACATGATCATCAAAGGCGGATTCATTGCATTGAGTCAAATGGGTGATGCGAACGCTTCTATCCCTACCCCACAACCGGTTTATTACAGAGAAATGTTCGCTCATCATGGTAAAGCTAAATACGATGCAAACATCACTTTTGTGTCTCAAGCGGCTTATGACAAAGGCATTAAAGAAGAATTAGGGCTTGAAAGACAAGTGTTGCCGGTAAAAAATTGCAGAAACATCACTAAAAAAGACATGCAATTCAACGACACTACCGCTCACATTGAAGTCAATCCTGAAACTTACCATGTGTTCGTGGATGGCAAAGAAGTAACTTCTAAACCAGCCAATAAAGTGAGCTTGGCTCAACTCTTTAGCATTTTCTAG
- the ureA gene encoding urease subunit alpha encodes MKLTPKELDKLMLHYAGELAKKRKEKGIKLNYVEAVALISAHIMEEARAGKKTAAELMQEGRTLLKPDDVMDGVASMIHEVGIEAMFPDGTKLVTVHTPIEANGKLVPGELFLKNEDITINEGKKAVSVKVKNVGDRPVQIGSHFHFFEVNRCLDFDREKTFGKRLDIASGTAVRFEPGEEKSVELIDIGGNRRIFGFNALVDRQADNESKKIALHRAKERGFHGAKSDDNYVKTIKE; translated from the coding sequence ATGAAACTCACCCCAAAAGAGTTAGACAAGTTGATGCTCCACTACGCTGGAGAATTGGCTAAAAAACGCAAAGAAAAAGGCATTAAGCTTAACTATGTAGAAGCGGTAGCTTTGATTAGTGCCCATATTATGGAAGAAGCGAGAGCTGGTAAAAAGACTGCGGCTGAATTGATGCAAGAAGGGCGCACTCTTTTAAAACCGGATGATGTGATGGATGGCGTGGCAAGCATGATCCATGAAGTGGGTATTGAAGCGATGTTTCCTGATGGGACTAAACTCGTAACCGTGCATACCCCTATTGAGGCCAATGGTAAATTAGTTCCTGGTGAGTTGTTCTTAAAAAATGAAGACATCACTATCAACGAAGGCAAAAAAGCCGTTAGCGTGAAAGTTAAAAATGTTGGCGACAGACCGGTTCAAATCGGCTCACACTTCCATTTCTTTGAAGTGAATAGATGCTTAGACTTTGACAGAGAAAAAACTTTCGGCAAACGCTTAGACATTGCGAGCGGGACAGCAGTAAGGTTTGAACCTGGCGAAGAAAAATCCGTAGAATTGATTGACATTGGCGGTAACAGGAGAATCTTTGGATTTAACGCGTTGGTTGATAGGCAAGCAGACAACGAAAGCAAAAAAATTGCTTTACACAGAGCTAAAGAGCGTGGTTTTCATGGCGCTAAAAGCGATGACAACTATGTAAAAACAATTAAGGAGTAA
- the lspA gene encoding signal peptidase II produces MLKTTKKSLLVFIGVFFLIFGVDQAIKHAILEGFRYESLVIDIVLVFNKGVAFSLLSFLEGGLKYLQILLILGLFIFLMRQKELFKSHAIEFGMVFGAGVSNVLDRFVHGGVVDYVYYHYGFDFAIFNFADVMIDVGVGVLLLRQFFFKQKQNKIKA; encoded by the coding sequence GTGCTAAAAACCACTAAAAAAAGCCTGTTGGTTTTTATAGGGGTTTTTTTTCTTATTTTTGGCGTGGATCAAGCGATTAAACACGCTATTTTAGAGGGGTTTCGCTATGAAAGTTTGGTTATAGATATTGTTTTGGTGTTCAATAAAGGCGTGGCGTTTTCCTTACTCAGTTTTTTAGAGGGGGGTTTGAAATACTTGCAAATCCTTTTGATTTTAGGGCTTTTTATCTTTTTAATGCGCCAAAAGGAGCTTTTTAAAAGCCATGCCATAGAGTTTGGCATGGTGTTTGGCGCTGGGGTTTCTAATGTTTTAGACCGGTTTGTGCATGGGGGTGTGGTGGATTATGTGTATTATCATTATGGGTTTGATTTTGCCATTTTTAATTTCGCTGATGTCATGATAGATGTGGGCGTGGGCGTTTTATTGTTAAGACAATTCTTTTTTAAGCAAAAACAAAACAAAATTAAGGCATAA
- the glmM gene encoding phosphoglucosamine mutase has translation MKIFGTDGVRGKAGVKLTPMFVMRLGIAAGLYFKKHSQTNKILIGKDTRKSGYMVENALVSALTSIGYNVIQIGPMPTPAIAFLTEDMRCDAGIMISASHNPFEDNGIKFFNSYGYKLKEEEERAIEEIFHDEGLLHSSYKVGESVGSAKRIDDVIGRYIVHLKHSFPKHLNLQSLRIVLDTANGAAYKVAPVVFSELGADVLVINDEPNGCNINEQCGALHPNQLSQEVKKYRADLGFAFDGDADRLVVVDNLGNIVHGDKLLGVLGVYQKSKNALSSQAIVATSMSNLALKEYLKSQDLELKHCAIGDKFVSECMRLNKANFGGEQSGHIIFSDYAKTGDGLVCALQVSALVLESKQVSSVALNPFELYPQNLVNLNIQKKPPLESLKGYSALLKELDKLEIRHLIRYSGTENKLRILLEAKDEKLLESKMQELKEFFEGHLC, from the coding sequence ATGAAAATTTTTGGGACTGATGGCGTGAGGGGTAAAGCAGGGGTGAAACTCACCCCCATGTTTGTGATGCGTTTAGGCATTGCTGCCGGGTTGTATTTTAAAAAACATTCTCAAACGAATAAAATTTTAATTGGTAAAGACACCAGAAAAAGCGGCTATATGGTAGAAAACGCTTTAGTGAGCGCTTTAACTTCCATAGGCTATAATGTGATTCAAATAGGGCCTATGCCTACCCCTGCGATCGCGTTTTTAACCGAAGACATGCGCTGTGATGCGGGTATTATGATAAGCGCGAGCCACAACCCTTTTGAAGACAATGGCATTAAGTTTTTCAATTCTTATGGTTATAAGCTTAAAGAAGAAGAAGAAAGAGCGATTGAAGAAATCTTTCATGATGAAGGATTACTGCATTCTAGCTATAAAGTGGGCGAGAGCGTCGGTAGCGCTAAAAGGATAGATGATGTCATAGGGCGCTATATCGTGCATTTGAAACACTCTTTCCCCAAACATTTGAATTTACAGAGTTTAAGGATCGTGCTAGATACCGCTAATGGCGCGGCTTATAAGGTGGCTCCGGTCGTTTTTAGCGAGCTTGGGGCTGATGTGTTAGTGATTAATGATGAGCCTAATGGGTGTAACATTAATGAGCAATGTGGGGCTTTACACCCCAACCAGTTGAGCCAGGAAGTGAAAAAATACCGCGCGGATCTAGGCTTTGCTTTTGATGGCGATGCTGACAGGCTAGTGGTGGTGGATAATTTAGGGAATATCGTGCATGGGGATAAGCTTTTAGGGGTGTTAGGGGTTTATCAAAAGTCTAAAAACGCCCTTTCTTCTCAAGCAATTGTCGCTACGAGCATGAGCAATTTAGCCCTTAAAGAATACCTAAAATCCCAAGATTTAGAATTGAAGCATTGCGCGATTGGGGATAAGTTTGTGAGCGAATGCATGCGATTGAACAAAGCCAATTTTGGAGGCGAGCAAAGCGGGCATATCATTTTTAGCGATTACGCTAAAACCGGCGATGGTTTGGTGTGCGCTTTGCAAGTGAGTGCACTTGTGTTAGAAAGTAAGCAAGTGAGCTCTGTTGCGTTAAACCCCTTTGAATTATACCCTCAAAACCTAGTGAATTTGAATATCCAAAAAAAGCCTCCTTTAGAAAGCCTGAAAGGTTATAGCGCTCTTTTAAAAGAATTAGACAAGCTAGAAATCCGCCATTTGATCCGTTATAGCGGCACTGAAAACAAATTACGAATCCTTTTAGAAGCTAAAGATGAAAAGCTTTTAGAATCCAAAATGCAAGAATTGAAAGAATTTTTTGAAGGGCATTTGTGCTAA
- the rpsT gene encoding 30S ribosomal protein S20, protein MANHKSAEKRIRQTIKRTERNRFYKTKIKNIVKAVREAVAVNDVTKAQERLKIANKELHKFVSKGILKKNTASRKVSRLNASVKKIALA, encoded by the coding sequence ATGGCAAATCATAAGTCCGCAGAAAAGCGAATCAGACAGACCATTAAAAGAACCGAACGCAACAGGTTCTATAAAACTAAAATTAAAAATATCGTTAAAGCCGTGCGTGAAGCGGTCGCTGTCAATGATGTAACAAAAGCTCAAGAGCGTTTGAAAATCGCTAATAAAGAGTTGCATAAATTTGTCAGCAAAGGGATTTTAAAGAAAAACACCGCTTCTAGGAAAGTCTCAAGGCTTAACGCTTCAGTGAAAAAAATCGCTCTCGCTTAG